In Xiphophorus maculatus strain JP 163 A chromosome 2, X_maculatus-5.0-male, whole genome shotgun sequence, one genomic interval encodes:
- the LOC102230619 gene encoding cytochrome P450 2F2-like, translating into MISVFLLVLCVVFLLFQLKPQRPKNFPPGPPSLPVLGNLWNLNMKNPLKDFDRLSQSYGNVYSLFLGQRPAVVINGFEAMKEAMVIKATDFAGRPQNMLITDIADSKGVALVDYGSLWRDHRRFALMTLRNFGLGKKSMEERIHEEIQHIIKTLENNIGKTLSPQFLFHNAGSNIICKVLFGTRYEYEDETIKNVIRCFTEILKILMGPWAMIYDSFPVIRSLPLPFNKAFQNMETFLNISRGLVNEHKKSRVPGEPRDFVDCYLDELDKRDGDSTFSEEQLTRITFDLYAAGTDTTSNTLLTGFLYLLNYPHIQERCQQEIDRVLQGGNQATFEDRNDMPYMQAVIHEIQRIANTIPLSVFHCTTKDTELMGYSIPQGTMIIQNMTSVLREEGQWKFPHEFNPENFLNEQGEFVKPEAFMPFSAGSRVCLGESLARMELFLITVTLLRKFKFVWPEDAGEPDFTPVFGATLTPKPYFMTIQLRENQ; encoded by the exons ATGATTTCAGTATTTCTGCTGGTGCTCTGTGTTGTCTTCCTTCTTTTTCAACTCAAACCTCAGAGACCCAAGAACTTCCCACCCGGACCCCCCAGTCTGCCTGTACTGGGGAACCTCTGGAACCTGAACATGAAGAACCCCTTAAAAGACTTTGATAGG CTGAGTCAGTCGTATGGAAACGTCTACAGTCTGTTCTTGGGTCAGAGACCAGCTGTGGTCATCAATGGGTTTGAGGCCATGAAGGAGGCGATGGTGATCAAAGCTACTGATTTCGCTGGTCGACCccaaaacatgttaattactGACATCGCCGATAGCAAAG GTGTTGCTCTGGTTGATTATGGCTCGCTGTGGAGGGACCATCGGCGCTTTGCTCTCATGACTCTGAGGAACTTTGGTTTGGGAAAGAAGTCAATGGAGGAAAGAATCCATGAAGAGATTCAGCACATAATTAAAACTCTAGAAAATAATATTG gtaaaACTTTGAGTCCTCAGTTCCTGTTTCACAATGCAGGCTCCAACATCATCTGCAAGGTTCTGTTTGGAACGCGTTATGAGTACGAAGATGAGACgatcaaaaatgtaatcagGTGCTTCACTGagattttgaaaattttaatgGGACCCTGGGCGATG ATCTACGACTCATTTCCTGTGATCCGTTCGCTCCCACTGCCCTTCAACAAAGCCTTTCAGAATATGGAG ACTTTTCTCAATATTTCAAGAGGTTTGGTGAATGAACACAAGAAGAGCAGAGTCCCTGGAGAGCCGCGAGATTTTGTTGACTGCTATCTGGACGAGCTGGATAAG AGAGATGGTGATTCCACTTTTTCTGAGGAGCAGCTAACAAGAATCACCTTTGACCTCTATGCTGCTGGGACAGACACCACCTCCAACACCCTGCTGACTGGGTTTCTTTACCTCTTGAACTATCCTCACATACAAG AGCGATGTCAGCAGGAGATAGACCGGGTGCTGCAGGGAGGCAATCAGGCCACTTTTGAGGACAGGAACGACATGCCTTACATGCAG GCTGTGATCCATGAGATTCAGAGGATTGCCAACACAATTCCTCTCAGTGTCTTCCACTGCACCACTAAGGACACAGAGCTCATGGGATACTCCATTCCTCAG GGTACAATGATCATCCAGAACATGACCTCAGTGTTGAGAGAAGAGGGACAGTGGAAATTCCCTCATGAGTTCAACCCTGAAAACTTCCTGAATGAACAGGGAGAGTTTGTCAAACCTGAGGCCTTCATGCCTTTCTCTGCAG GTTCTCGAGTTTGTCTTGGAGAGAGTCTGGCCCGCATGGAGCTCTTCCTCATCACGGTGACTCTGCTGAGGAAGTTTAAGTTCGTCTGGCCGGAGGATGCAGGAGAACCAGACTTCACACCAGTCTTTGGAGCAACTTTGACTCCCAAACCTTATTTTATGACAATCCAGCTGAGAGAAAATCAATGA